From the Paenibacillus sp. FSL H8-0548 genome, one window contains:
- a CDS encoding ABC transporter permease subunit, producing the protein MNQISPADSAALPQTKSEKKKKKYDYRRYSPLLIMMIPGLLYLLINNYLPMFGVVIAFKEINFAKGIFGSDWAGLKNFEYLFKTSDAFIITRNTILYNLLFLALGTILSLGVAILLNEIKQKVFLRTYQAIISMPHLISWVIISYLVYGFLSVENGLINRTILPLLGIEEGIMWYAEAKFWPVILTFVDQWKGVGYGSIVYFAALLGINEDYYEAARIDGANRLKQIIYITLPIVTPVILMMALLQLGRVFYSDFGLFYQVTLNSGALFETTATIDTYVFNGLMGSGNMGMSAAAGLYQSVVGFALVITVNYLVRRKNKESALF; encoded by the coding sequence ATGAATCAGATTTCACCTGCGGATTCGGCGGCCTTACCTCAAACGAAATCGGAAAAGAAAAAGAAAAAGTATGATTATCGCAGGTACTCACCGCTACTGATTATGATGATACCTGGGTTATTGTATCTCTTAATCAATAACTATCTGCCAATGTTCGGGGTCGTCATCGCTTTCAAGGAGATCAATTTTGCGAAAGGTATTTTCGGAAGCGATTGGGCTGGATTAAAAAACTTTGAATATCTGTTCAAAACCTCAGACGCATTCATTATTACCCGTAATACAATTCTATACAATCTTTTGTTCCTCGCTCTAGGAACGATTTTGTCGTTAGGTGTCGCTATTTTGCTAAATGAAATTAAACAGAAGGTTTTTCTTAGAACATATCAAGCCATTATTTCAATGCCTCACTTGATCTCTTGGGTTATTATCAGTTATCTGGTGTATGGATTCCTCAGTGTCGAGAATGGGTTGATCAATCGAACGATTCTTCCGCTGCTCGGAATAGAGGAAGGAATCATGTGGTATGCCGAAGCGAAGTTTTGGCCTGTTATCTTGACTTTCGTGGATCAGTGGAAGGGAGTCGGATATGGAAGTATTGTTTATTTTGCTGCATTGCTCGGGATCAATGAAGATTACTACGAGGCTGCGAGAATTGATGGCGCCAACCGCTTAAAGCAGATTATATATATTACGCTTCCAATCGTAACACCTGTTATCCTAATGATGGCCCTGCTCCAGCTGGGACGGGTATTTTATTCCGACTTTGGTCTTTTCTATCAGGTAACACTGAATTCTGGGGCACTTTTCGAGACAACAGCCACAATTGATACTTATGTGTTTAACGGTTTGATGGGGAGCGGCAACATGGGTATGTCTGCGGCGGCGGGCTTGTATCAGTCAGTTGTAGGATTTGCTCTCGTCATTACAGTGAACTATCTGGTGCGTCGCAAAAATAAAGAAAGCGCATTATTCTAG
- a CDS encoding carbohydrate ABC transporter permease: MINESRVITWFSHTVLIILSVVCIIPFILLISASLTDQSSLIANGYSLIPKVFSTAAYEYLFDSGSNIIRAYGVSIFVTVVGTTIGIFTTLLMAYPLSRPETPHRGIILFLVFFSMLFHGGMIPSYLIYAQILDLKNTIWVLIVAGVLTNGYYIMMMRIFLQGSMSKDLIESAQLDGASEYRILGSIIIPTSTPILAVIGLFTAIMYWNDWQTGMIYITKPELFSIQNLLQRIMQDIQFIQSNMSANAGDAMSQMPSDTAKMAIAVLGSLPILIAYPFFQKFFIKGIMFGAVKG; encoded by the coding sequence GTGATAAATGAAAGCCGAGTCATAACATGGTTTAGTCATACCGTTCTGATCATATTAAGCGTAGTCTGTATTATTCCGTTCATCTTGCTGATCTCTGCGTCGTTGACGGATCAATCGTCACTCATAGCAAATGGATATTCGCTCATTCCTAAAGTGTTCAGTACCGCGGCTTATGAATATTTGTTCGATAGTGGATCGAATATTATTCGAGCGTATGGCGTATCGATATTCGTTACGGTTGTTGGCACAACAATTGGAATATTCACCACACTGTTAATGGCCTATCCACTATCCAGACCAGAAACACCACATCGCGGAATTATCCTGTTTCTCGTATTTTTCTCGATGTTGTTCCACGGAGGGATGATTCCGTCGTACCTTATTTATGCGCAAATTTTAGACTTGAAGAACACAATCTGGGTTTTAATTGTCGCCGGGGTTCTCACGAATGGTTATTACATCATGATGATGCGAATCTTCTTGCAAGGATCGATGTCAAAAGATTTGATCGAATCGGCGCAATTGGATGGAGCGAGTGAATACCGAATTCTAGGCAGCATAATTATTCCAACTTCCACGCCAATATTGGCTGTAATCGGACTGTTTACGGCGATCATGTACTGGAACGACTGGCAGACCGGGATGATCTATATTACGAAGCCAGAGTTGTTCAGTATACAGAATCTCCTGCAAAGGATCATGCAGGACATTCAGTTTATTCAATCGAATATGAGCGCAAATGCCGGCGATGCCATGTCTCAGATGCCTTCGGATACGGCAAAGATGGCGATCGCGGTGCTGGGATCGCTACCGATCTTAATAGCATACCCGTTCTTCCAGAAGTTTTTCATTAAGGGCATTATGTTCGGTGCAGTGAAAGGGTAG
- a CDS encoding TetR/AcrR family transcriptional regulator: MITTKENMCEIAIQMFREHGYENISINMICNRLQVTRGSFYHHFEDKNDLLLYWFSSQVRMHIILELDEGSPKQILKKHALDYANIIENVGYDFMYHILLAEFELQGKHFHTYFDAEGLSIDLIQKAIESREIHSTRTPKELLDTFIAAVVGAIVLWKLERGEFDISRKIDLIFEITYR, from the coding sequence ATGATTACGACCAAAGAGAACATGTGCGAAATCGCTATTCAAATGTTTAGAGAACATGGCTATGAGAACATTAGTATCAACATGATATGTAATCGACTCCAGGTCACTCGTGGCTCTTTCTATCATCATTTTGAAGATAAAAACGATCTGCTATTATATTGGTTCTCCTCCCAGGTTAGGATGCATATCATACTAGAATTGGACGAAGGTTCTCCGAAACAAATCTTAAAGAAACATGCTCTAGACTACGCAAATATCATCGAAAACGTCGGCTATGATTTTATGTACCACATTCTATTGGCAGAATTTGAACTTCAAGGCAAGCACTTTCATACCTATTTCGATGCGGAAGGCCTGTCCATCGATCTCATCCAAAAGGCGATCGAAAGTAGAGAAATTCATTCAACGAGGACACCGAAGGAATTGTTAGATACGTTTATAGCTGCTGTAGTCGGTGCCATTGTATTGTGGAAGCTCGAACGAGGTGAATTTGATATCTCTAGGAAAATAGATCTCATATTTGAAATTACTTATCGATAA
- a CDS encoding SDR family NAD(P)-dependent oxidoreductase, whose product MTDFSSVKGKVAIVTGAADGLGKAISLCYADNGMKVVISDINTDKGLTVVEGIKSAGGDAAFFKADVSNEEEVKNLIDFTVETYGQLDGLVNNAGIAADNRPIHEYSTAEFDWLMSIDLRGVFLGTKYAIEAILKSKSSGGFIVNVASLAGILGNSSMGIYSSAKHGVVGLTKSAALDYAPYNITVNAICPGTFRTSIWGETPEEIVNQYAKIFSPSGELGDPKEIGHLALFLASDLARYISGSAISIDAGSSAGKITPVQWTHPEILQ is encoded by the coding sequence ATGACGGATTTCTCAAGCGTTAAGGGCAAAGTTGCTATAGTTACAGGTGCTGCTGATGGCCTCGGCAAAGCGATTTCACTATGTTATGCGGACAATGGCATGAAGGTCGTTATATCAGATATTAATACCGACAAAGGATTAACGGTTGTAGAAGGAATTAAATCTGCCGGCGGAGATGCAGCATTCTTCAAAGCTGATGTAAGTAATGAAGAAGAAGTAAAGAACCTTATTGATTTTACAGTCGAAACTTATGGCCAATTAGACGGACTTGTCAATAACGCAGGCATCGCCGCCGATAATAGACCGATTCATGAATATTCCACCGCTGAGTTCGACTGGCTCATGTCTATTGATTTGAGAGGCGTATTCTTGGGAACGAAGTATGCAATCGAAGCGATCCTAAAGTCTAAATCATCTGGGGGATTCATTGTTAATGTCGCTTCATTAGCCGGAATATTGGGAAACAGTTCAATGGGAATTTATTCGTCTGCCAAACACGGCGTTGTAGGTTTAACCAAAAGCGCTGCGCTAGATTATGCGCCTTATAACATTACAGTTAACGCGATTTGTCCGGGAACATTCAGAACTTCAATCTGGGGGGAAACACCTGAAGAAATAGTCAATCAATATGCGAAAATCTTCTCTCCAAGCGGAGAATTAGGCGATCCGAAAGAAATTGGTCACTTAGCACTATTTTTAGCTTCCGACTTGGCACGTTATATAAGCGGGTCTGCTATTTCGATAGATGCTGGCTCAAGTGCAGGCAAAATTACTCCAGTTCAATGGACTCATCCAGAAATTCTGCAATAA
- a CDS encoding SDR family oxidoreductase, with product MKLSGKVAIVTGAASGMGKAISELFAGEGAKVVVSDLNLEIASQVVNEIVNKGGEAIAIQVNVAMEDDVQRLFDETINSYGTVDILVNNAGIMDNFVPAGDLTDELWERVFAVNSTGPMRTMRKALEIFLPKNSGIIVNVASAGGLFGSRAGAAYTASKHAVVGLTKNVGFQYASKGIRCNAIAPGGVKTNISASLTAPHSFGAERAMSGMGINPRVGDAEEIAKVALFLASDESSFVNGTIITADAGWTAY from the coding sequence ATGAAACTTTCAGGAAAAGTAGCAATAGTAACCGGAGCTGCTTCCGGAATGGGGAAAGCCATTTCCGAGTTATTCGCAGGTGAAGGGGCTAAGGTCGTCGTTTCTGATCTTAATTTGGAGATCGCCAGCCAAGTCGTGAACGAAATCGTGAACAAGGGAGGCGAAGCAATTGCTATTCAAGTAAACGTTGCGATGGAAGATGACGTACAACGCTTGTTCGATGAAACGATAAACTCGTACGGAACAGTTGACATATTAGTGAATAATGCTGGTATTATGGACAATTTCGTACCTGCTGGTGATCTAACGGACGAGCTGTGGGAACGTGTTTTCGCTGTCAATTCGACGGGACCGATGCGTACGATGCGGAAGGCTCTCGAAATTTTCTTGCCAAAGAATTCTGGTATCATCGTTAACGTCGCTTCCGCAGGCGGTTTATTCGGATCACGCGCCGGTGCGGCATATACAGCGTCTAAACATGCCGTTGTAGGATTGACAAAAAACGTAGGTTTTCAATATGCGAGTAAGGGAATTCGTTGCAACGCGATTGCACCTGGCGGTGTGAAGACAAATATCTCGGCTTCGTTGACAGCGCCACATTCGTTTGGAGCGGAGCGTGCAATGTCTGGTATGGGAATTAACCCTCGGGTGGGGGATGCTGAGGAGATTGCTAAGGTGGCACTATTCCTGGCTTCGGATGAGTCGAGTTTTGTCAATGGTACGATTATCACGGCAGATGCTGGGTGGACGGCATATTAA
- a CDS encoding ISL3 family transposase, translated as MQIQYINEMLDIPELQIKQIVRISADEIHIEVTPIAQKQCCSICRSDEYVIRKGSNDIRSVRHTPAFGKKVYLLVPSIRLACNQCDVGFVWVYEFVGTKRQYSNLFRERAAEQAIGSTAAHSARMQQAPTSTIQQMHNDAVPLESERLSEQAWKQAKESKGLVLGVDDFAIKKGHTYNTGIHDLKGEMMLDLLPGRKLEDLRVYAKHHPVFLMLEPKAVVMDLAQAYHTWIRECFPRAIRIADRFHVHGYVIEALQEVRKTVQITLSPRARAVLKTHHRLLNPQAESLSAESKVKLNELLGYSPLLRNCWEWKEAFTAWYDYSPSAEVATVGFNRWCEQGEKIDHEAIKSALKTMRNWQEEIINYHRCRWTNATVEGRHNRIKAYQRRHYFTRNRDRYKSGILVECNRNRLS; from the coding sequence ATGCAGATCCAGTATATCAATGAAATGCTCGACATACCAGAGCTACAGATTAAGCAGATTGTGCGAATAAGCGCAGATGAAATTCATATAGAGGTAACACCAATCGCTCAAAAACAATGCTGCTCAATTTGTAGATCAGATGAATATGTCATTCGTAAAGGCAGCAATGACATACGTAGCGTCCGACACACACCCGCGTTCGGGAAAAAAGTGTATCTTTTGGTTCCATCCATCCGACTGGCATGCAATCAATGCGATGTTGGGTTTGTATGGGTGTACGAATTTGTTGGAACCAAAAGGCAATACAGCAACCTCTTTCGAGAGAGAGCTGCTGAGCAAGCTATTGGCTCTACCGCAGCACATAGCGCCCGTATGCAGCAGGCGCCCACCAGCACGATTCAGCAGATGCATAACGATGCTGTTCCTCTGGAGAGCGAACGACTTTCAGAGCAAGCATGGAAACAAGCGAAAGAAAGCAAAGGCTTGGTTTTGGGTGTCGACGACTTCGCTATCAAGAAGGGGCATACCTACAACACGGGCATCCATGACCTGAAAGGAGAGATGATGCTTGATCTTTTACCCGGGCGAAAGCTGGAGGATCTACGCGTCTATGCCAAGCACCACCCCGTTTTTTTGATGTTGGAGCCTAAAGCAGTCGTGATGGATTTAGCTCAAGCCTATCACACCTGGATTCGCGAATGTTTTCCTAGGGCAATCCGAATCGCTGATCGTTTTCATGTCCATGGCTACGTGATTGAAGCGCTGCAAGAAGTGCGAAAAACGGTACAGATCACGCTTTCCCCACGAGCGAGAGCAGTACTCAAAACGCATCATCGTCTCTTAAATCCCCAAGCAGAATCTCTGTCTGCTGAAAGTAAGGTCAAGCTCAATGAGTTATTGGGATACTCCCCACTCCTGAGAAACTGCTGGGAATGGAAAGAAGCTTTTACGGCTTGGTATGACTATTCACCAAGTGCCGAAGTTGCAACGGTGGGATTTAACCGTTGGTGTGAGCAGGGCGAAAAAATCGACCACGAAGCAATCAAAAGTGCACTGAAGACGATGCGGAATTGGCAAGAAGAAATAATCAATTACCATCGCTGCAGATGGACGAACGCAACAGTTGAAGGCCGGCATAACCGAATCAAAGCTTATCAACGACGGCATTACTTCACACGCAATCGTGATCGGTATAAGAGCGGAATTCTAGTTGAATGTAATCGCAATCGACTTAGCTAA
- the asd gene encoding aspartate-semialdehyde dehydrogenase, translating into MTEKLRVGIVGGTGMVGQRFVQLLDQHPWFKVTAIAASASSAGKTYEESVQGRWKLSGPIPDAVKNIIVQDASKVEEITAQVDFVFCAVDMKKNEIQALEEAYAKTGTPVVSNNSAHRWTPDIPMVIPEINPGHLDVIAAQRKRLGTSTGFIAVKPNCSIQSYVPALHALLDFKPTNVVASTYQAISGAGKNFTDWPEMLDNVIPYIGGEEEKSEQEPLRIWGTIENNEIIKASAPLITTQCIRVPVLDGHLATVFVSFEKKPSKEEILNRWQQFKGRPQELGLPSAPKQFITYFEEENRPQTKLDRDIERGMGVSAGRLRADSLFDYKFVGLSHNTLRGAAGGAVLIAELLKAEGYIQSK; encoded by the coding sequence ATGACAGAAAAATTAAGGGTTGGTATTGTTGGAGGAACAGGCATGGTGGGGCAGCGGTTCGTTCAGCTGCTGGATCAGCATCCATGGTTTAAAGTAACGGCTATAGCTGCAAGTGCAAGTTCGGCAGGTAAAACGTATGAAGAATCTGTGCAAGGCAGATGGAAGCTGTCTGGTCCAATACCTGACGCAGTGAAAAATATTATCGTTCAGGATGCTTCCAAAGTAGAGGAAATTACTGCTCAAGTCGATTTTGTATTTTGTGCAGTGGATATGAAGAAAAATGAGATTCAAGCTTTGGAAGAAGCATACGCAAAGACGGGCACGCCTGTTGTTTCTAATAATTCGGCTCATCGCTGGACACCTGATATCCCAATGGTTATTCCGGAAATTAACCCAGGTCATTTAGATGTAATTGCTGCACAGAGAAAGCGTCTAGGTACTTCGACCGGATTTATTGCGGTTAAACCCAACTGCTCCATTCAGAGCTATGTGCCGGCGCTTCACGCACTATTAGACTTCAAACCGACGAATGTGGTTGCATCCACGTATCAGGCCATATCTGGAGCCGGCAAAAACTTTACCGACTGGCCAGAAATGTTGGATAACGTCATCCCTTATATTGGCGGTGAGGAAGAAAAGAGCGAGCAGGAGCCGCTGCGCATATGGGGAACCATCGAAAACAATGAAATTATTAAAGCAAGTGCACCATTGATTACAACACAATGTATCCGCGTTCCGGTATTAGATGGACATTTGGCAACCGTATTTGTATCGTTTGAGAAAAAACCTTCGAAAGAAGAAATTCTTAATCGCTGGCAACAATTCAAAGGACGTCCTCAAGAGCTAGGACTGCCAAGTGCACCGAAGCAGTTTATTACTTATTTTGAAGAAGAGAATAGACCACAGACGAAGCTTGATCGTGATATCGAGCGCGGTATGGGAGTTTCAGCAGGCAGATTACGCGCAGATTCCTTATTTGATTATAAATTTGTAGGACTATCGCATAACACATTGCGTGGAGCAGCGGGCGGTGCCGTTCTGATTGCCGAGCTGCTTAAAGCGGAAGGGTACATTCAGTCAAAATAG
- a CDS encoding Ig-like domain-containing protein, with protein sequence MKRFSAYSSILASALVLILLSGCVQQRNQVEFRFEDDVLSGSQHVFVRYSDRTVTDQQDDIGKTSVTVSTYDSKKIVGGYVYDGNVSWVPNYSYSFDFNLPAIVFVSGILEHRPDSAADHVVLAKEPEKVIKESGDFVDLTFAVYDSYGELVDDRTEIFAHSTDSSLIFWDTDPVSSNGEVEEGFSSYTVGGLVTFLIKTDINHIMEKPISLYSGPKLISKNFFKVVESIEVSSAGDVSSLKVGDTLEMSAGILPVDAKQKTVTWSVENGTGSASINASGLLTPVSAGTVTVKATATDGTGVEGTKVITITVPVNAITVTAAGEASTVATGSSLQMAAEAAPVDASQKTVTWSVENGTGSATINASGLLTPASAGTVTVKATATDGTDVVGTKVITITVPVNAITVTAAGEASTVARGSSLQMTAEAAPADASQKSVTWSVENGTGSATINASGLLTPVLAGTVTVKATATDGTDVVGTKTITITVPVNAITVTAAGEASTVATGSSLQMTAEAAPADASQKSVTWSVENGTGSATINASGLLTPASAGTVTIKATATDGTGVVGTKVITITVPVNAITVTAAGEASTVATGSSLQMTAEAAPADASEKSVTWSVENGTGSATINASGLLTPVSAGTVTVKATATDGTGVVGTKVITITVPVNAITVTAAGEASTVATGSSLQMTAEAAPVDASQKAVAWSVENGTGSATINASGLLTPASAGTVTVKATATDGTGVVGTKVITITALTNGGSSGGNESKPEPKPTPAPEPTAKPEVTFDEAVVKAENVLSSLTKKVEEAKADPTKVQFKDTASHWANATVNLFVKLGVVNGYEDGTFHPNASITRAEFATIIANVFDISGTGIGKGLTDTSGHWAEASINALTEIGIISGYEDDTFKPNKEISRAEIISIISKIVNLNHVEVAAKPDFSDIDGAWNKEQIEKAATIGIISGQGNGQFAPNKPSTRAEALTIVLRALQTNPEINMLLVSQLSQPEIGK encoded by the coding sequence ATGAAACGCTTTTCAGCATACAGTTCAATTTTGGCTTCGGCTTTGGTTTTGATCCTTTTAAGTGGTTGTGTTCAACAACGGAATCAGGTGGAGTTTCGCTTCGAAGATGATGTACTTAGTGGTTCGCAGCATGTTTTTGTAAGATATTCAGATAGAACTGTAACCGATCAACAAGACGATATTGGGAAAACCTCAGTAACTGTCTCAACTTACGATTCTAAAAAAATTGTAGGCGGTTACGTGTATGATGGTAATGTAAGCTGGGTTCCAAATTATTCGTATTCGTTTGATTTTAATTTGCCTGCTATTGTATTCGTAAGCGGAATTTTAGAACATAGGCCTGACTCTGCAGCAGATCATGTCGTATTAGCAAAAGAACCAGAAAAGGTTATTAAAGAATCTGGAGACTTTGTAGATTTGACATTTGCAGTTTATGATAGCTATGGTGAGCTAGTGGATGATCGCACAGAGATATTCGCTCATTCTACGGATTCAAGTTTAATCTTTTGGGACACAGACCCAGTTAGCTCTAATGGAGAAGTGGAGGAGGGCTTCTCCTCGTATACGGTTGGTGGATTGGTCACTTTTCTTATTAAAACAGACATTAATCATATCATGGAAAAGCCTATTTCTTTGTACTCAGGTCCAAAATTAATTTCGAAGAACTTCTTTAAGGTTGTTGAAAGCATCGAAGTAAGTAGCGCCGGAGATGTTTCTTCTTTAAAAGTAGGCGACACTTTAGAAATGAGTGCTGGAATACTACCAGTAGATGCAAAACAGAAGACAGTAACATGGTCCGTAGAAAATGGTACGGGATCGGCTAGCATCAACGCCAGCGGCCTACTGACGCCAGTATCAGCAGGAACGGTAACGGTTAAAGCTACAGCTACAGATGGAACAGGTGTTGAAGGAACAAAAGTGATAACGATCACAGTACCAGTCAATGCAATCACAGTAACAGCAGCAGGCGAAGCTTCCACGGTAGCAACAGGGTCGTCGCTTCAAATGGCGGCCGAAGCAGCTCCTGTAGATGCAAGTCAGAAGACAGTAACATGGTCCGTAGAAAATGGAACAGGTTCAGCTACGATCAACGCAAGCGGTTTATTGACGCCAGCATCAGCAGGAACGGTAACGGTTAAAGCTACAGCTACAGATGGAACAGATGTTGTAGGAACAAAGGTGATAACCATCACAGTACCAGTCAATGCAATCACAGTAACAGCAGCCGGCGAAGCTTCTACGGTAGCAAGAGGGTCGTCGCTTCAAATGACGGCTGAAGCAGCTCCGGCAGATGCAAGTCAGAAGTCAGTAACATGGTCCGTAGAAAATGGAACAGGTTCAGCTACGATCAACGCAAGCGGTTTATTGACGCCAGTATTAGCAGGAACGGTAACGGTTAAAGCTACAGCTACAGATGGAACAGATGTTGTAGGAACAAAAACGATAACCATCACAGTGCCAGTAAATGCAATCACAGTAACAGCAGCAGGCGAAGCTTCCACGGTAGCAACAGGGTCGTCGCTTCAAATGACGGCTGAAGCAGCTCCGGCAGATGCAAGTCAGAAGTCAGTAACATGGTCCGTAGAAAATGGAACAGGGTCGGCTACGATCAACGCAAGCGGTTTATTGACGCCAGCATCCGCTGGAACGGTGACGATTAAAGCTACAGCTACAGATGGAACTGGTGTTGTAGGAACAAAAGTGATAACCATCACAGTACCAGTCAATGCAATCACAGTAACAGCAGCAGGCGAAGCTTCCACGGTAGCAACAGGGTCGTCGCTTCAAATGACGGCTGAAGCAGCTCCGGCAGATGCAAGTGAGAAGTCAGTAACATGGTCCGTAGAAAATGGAACAGGTTCAGCTACGATCAACGCAAGCGGCCTACTGACGCCAGTATCAGCAGGAACGGTAACGGTTAAAGCTACAGCTACAGATGGAACTGGTGTTGTAGGAACAAAAGTGATAACCATCACAGTGCCAGTGAATGCAATCACAGTAACAGCAGCAGGCGAAGCTTCCACGGTAGCAACAGGGTCGTCGCTTCAAATGACGGCTGAAGCAGCTCCTGTAGATGCAAGTCAGAAAGCAGTTGCGTGGTCCGTAGAAAATGGAACAGGGTCGGCTACGATCAACGCAAGCGGTTTATTGACGCCAGCATCAGCAGGAACGGTAACGGTTAAAGCTACAGCTACAGATGGAACAGGTGTTGTAGGAACAAAAGTGATAACCATCACAGCGCTTACTAACGGCGGGAGCAGTGGTGGCAACGAAAGTAAGCCTGAACCAAAACCCACACCTGCACCAGAACCTACAGCAAAACCAGAAGTGACGTTTGATGAGGCAGTCGTCAAAGCTGAAAATGTTTTATCCAGTCTTACTAAGAAAGTAGAAGAAGCAAAAGCTGATCCTACAAAGGTTCAATTCAAAGACACGGCCTCCCATTGGGCCAATGCAACGGTTAACCTCTTTGTTAAATTGGGCGTTGTTAACGGATATGAAGATGGTACCTTCCATCCTAATGCAAGTATTACCCGTGCTGAGTTTGCCACAATTATTGCAAATGTATTTGATATTTCTGGCACGGGTATTGGAAAAGGATTAACGGATACGTCAGGACATTGGGCTGAAGCTTCAATTAATGCTCTGACTGAAATTGGAATTATTTCAGGTTATGAAGATGATACATTTAAGCCAAACAAAGAAATCAGCCGTGCTGAAATTATATCCATCATCTCCAAAATTGTTAACCTTAACCATGTAGAGGTCGCTGCAAAACCTGATTTCTCAGATATTGATGGTGCGTGGAACAAGGAACAAATTGAGAAAGCTGCAACAA